From the Gemmatimonadota bacterium genome, one window contains:
- a CDS encoding FAD-dependent oxidoreductase yields MSAARVVVVGGGVIGVSCAYALAREGLDVVLLERDEIAAGASRGSAGTVSAGHPPLNRPGRIKQAISQMLDPKSPLYVPPRWDPDLWRWFVTFARHCTDAHVEECMRIMAPLGIDALESFDLLIEEENIDCGYRADGYFEVCTTEKGMARARHEASIIERSGYHPEVVDGDELRRREPEFGNEVIGGVHYPEARTLDPYRFVTAVMARAKERGVEVREGACVGSVATEGGRVAGVRTQSGDFVGADHVVLATGPFSLELSRRLGVRLPVQPGKGYHRDVAVGPGGAPPLRTACVLNETSVFCTPMEGFVRFAGTMEFSGLNNVLRRARLRQLTEAGRTCFPRLGDAEPISEWCGLRPMSADGLPIVGPLAGIDGLSIATGHGMLGLTLGPVTGRIIAKQAVGLTEAKHRPLAPERFA; encoded by the coding sequence GTGAGCGCGGCTCGCGTCGTCGTGGTGGGCGGAGGCGTAATCGGTGTGAGTTGCGCCTATGCACTCGCGCGGGAGGGCCTCGACGTGGTGCTTCTCGAGCGTGACGAGATTGCCGCCGGAGCTTCCCGCGGCAGTGCGGGCACCGTATCAGCGGGCCATCCTCCCCTGAACAGACCGGGACGGATCAAGCAGGCCATCTCGCAGATGCTCGACCCGAAGAGCCCGCTCTACGTGCCCCCTCGTTGGGACCCCGACTTGTGGCGCTGGTTTGTCACGTTCGCGCGCCACTGTACCGACGCGCACGTCGAGGAGTGCATGCGCATAATGGCGCCACTCGGTATCGATGCCCTCGAGAGCTTCGATCTGCTCATCGAGGAAGAGAACATCGACTGCGGATACCGAGCCGACGGGTACTTCGAGGTCTGCACGACCGAGAAGGGTATGGCCAGAGCTCGACATGAGGCGTCGATCATCGAGCGGAGCGGCTACCACCCCGAGGTCGTCGATGGCGACGAGCTGCGGAGGAGGGAACCTGAGTTCGGAAACGAGGTGATCGGGGGCGTGCACTACCCCGAGGCTCGCACGCTCGACCCTTACCGATTCGTGACCGCAGTCATGGCACGCGCGAAGGAGCGGGGCGTCGAGGTTCGTGAGGGAGCGTGCGTGGGCAGCGTCGCGACCGAGGGCGGGCGTGTGGCGGGCGTGCGCACGCAGTCGGGCGACTTCGTCGGAGCGGATCACGTTGTGCTCGCGACCGGGCCGTTCAGTCTCGAGTTGTCGCGCCGGCTCGGGGTTCGGCTCCCCGTACAGCCCGGAAAGGGGTATCACCGAGATGTCGCCGTAGGCCCCGGCGGAGCACCGCCACTGCGGACTGCGTGCGTGCTCAACGAGACCTCAGTGTTCTGCACGCCGATGGAGGGGTTCGTGCGCTTCGCCGGCACCATGGAGTTTTCCGGGCTGAACAACGTATTGCGGCGTGCTCGGCTCCGGCAGCTCACTGAAGCCGGACGCACATGCTTTCCCCGCCTGGGTGACGCGGAGCCGATCTCCGAATGGTGCGGGCTCCGGCCCATGTCAGCGGATGGGCTGCCGATCGTCGGGCCGTTGGCAGGCATCGACGGACTCAGTATCGCCACGGGTCACGGGATGCTGGGGCTCACGCTCGGCCCCGTGACCGGACGGATCATCGCGAAGCAGGCGGTCGGGCTGACTGAAGCGAAGCACCGACCGCTGGCTCCGGAGCGATTCGCATGA
- a CDS encoding adenylate/guanylate cyclase domain-containing protein has translation MPPETHYAKSGDVNIAYQVTGGGSLDLVLVPGWVSHVEHAWEEPSFAGFLHRVASFSRLIFLDRRGTGLSDPVAGLPTLEERMDDVRAVMDAAGSERAALFGISEGGPMCSLFAATYPERTTALVLYGTIARGTRDADYPWAMSDEQAIQFLDRIEREWGKGMTAKVFAPSIAQDERQVRAWAQFERLAVSPGAARILIRMLLDTDVRSVLPTIRIPTLVVHRVGDRAVSVGGGRYIAGQIPGAKYVELPGIDHFPWVGDSDAILDEVEEFLTGVRHGPEPDRVLATVMFTDIVGSTEHAAAMGDRRWRGVLDRYHDETRKFVRIFRGREVDTAGDGFFATFDGPARGIRCACAIRDAVADLGISIRAGLHTGECEVAGDKILGIAVHLGARVLGRAEPNEVLVSTTVKDLVAGSGLGFVDRGLHALKGIPGEWRLFAASDGAAK, from the coding sequence ATGCCGCCTGAGACGCACTACGCCAAGAGCGGAGACGTCAACATCGCGTACCAGGTCACCGGAGGAGGCTCCCTCGACCTGGTGCTGGTGCCCGGTTGGGTGTCCCACGTGGAGCACGCCTGGGAGGAACCCTCCTTCGCGGGCTTTCTCCACCGCGTGGCATCGTTCTCGCGTCTGATCTTCCTGGACCGGCGGGGGACGGGCCTCTCCGATCCGGTGGCCGGCCTGCCGACGCTGGAGGAGCGGATGGACGACGTCCGCGCTGTGATGGACGCCGCCGGCTCGGAGCGTGCGGCTCTCTTCGGCATCTCCGAGGGCGGTCCGATGTGCTCGTTGTTCGCTGCCACGTACCCGGAGAGAACGACCGCGCTGGTGCTGTACGGCACGATAGCCAGGGGCACGAGGGATGCCGACTACCCATGGGCAATGAGCGACGAGCAGGCCATCCAGTTCCTCGACAGAATCGAGCGCGAGTGGGGCAAGGGTATGACCGCGAAGGTTTTCGCCCCGAGCATCGCTCAGGATGAGCGGCAGGTTCGAGCCTGGGCGCAGTTCGAGCGCCTGGCGGTGAGCCCCGGGGCGGCTCGGATCCTGATCAGGATGTTGCTGGATACCGACGTCAGGAGCGTGCTGCCCACGATCCGGATCCCCACTCTCGTAGTGCACCGAGTCGGTGATCGCGCCGTGTCAGTGGGCGGAGGCCGCTACATCGCGGGACAGATTCCGGGGGCGAAGTACGTCGAGCTCCCCGGCATCGACCACTTCCCCTGGGTCGGCGACTCGGACGCGATCCTGGATGAGGTCGAGGAGTTCCTCACCGGCGTGCGCCACGGACCGGAGCCCGATCGCGTACTCGCCACTGTGATGTTCACCGACATCGTCGGCTCGACGGAGCACGCCGCGGCAATGGGGGATCGCCGTTGGCGAGGCGTCCTCGACCGCTACCACGACGAGACACGAAAATTCGTGAGGATCTTCCGAGGTCGGGAAGTGGACACCGCTGGGGACGGATTCTTCGCCACCTTCGACGGCCCGGCCCGGGGGATCCGCTGTGCGTGTGCGATCCGTGACGCCGTCGCTGACCTGGGGATCTCGATTCGGGCCGGCTTGCACACCGGGGAATGCGAGGTGGCGGGTGACAAGATCCTGGGAATCGCAGTACATCTCGGAGCCCGCGTCCTGGGCCGTGCGGAGCCGAACGAGGTTCTCGTCTCCACGACCGTCAAGGACCTCGTTGCCGGTTCCGGCCTCGGATTCGTCGACCGCGGACTTCATGCATTGAAGGGAATCCCCGGTGAGTGGCGTCTCTTCGCGGCGTCCGACGGCGCCGCGAAATGA
- a CDS encoding methylated-DNA--[protein]-cysteine S-methyltransferase, which translates to MWVSPTGVRRIEFGPLPRGHHTDPLEAWPDHLRGAVEQLQAYLAKKRKTFDLSLDFAASTTSFQHDVYRRLLDIEYGRVASYGQVARDVGKPDMARAVGQAVGANPIPIVVPCHRVVASDGRLTGFGGGLPAKVALLKLEGIDVDGDKPNSKVYPEVIPLEL; encoded by the coding sequence ATGTGGGTGTCACCGACCGGGGTCCGCAGGATCGAGTTCGGACCCCTGCCACGCGGGCACCACACGGACCCCCTAGAGGCGTGGCCCGACCACTTGCGGGGGGCCGTGGAGCAGCTCCAGGCCTATCTGGCCAAGAAACGAAAGACGTTCGATCTCTCGCTCGACTTCGCCGCTTCGACGACCAGCTTCCAGCACGACGTCTATCGCAGACTGCTCGACATCGAGTACGGGCGCGTCGCTTCCTACGGTCAGGTCGCGCGGGACGTGGGCAAGCCCGACATGGCGCGCGCGGTCGGACAAGCCGTCGGCGCCAATCCCATCCCTATCGTGGTGCCGTGCCACCGCGTCGTCGCTTCGGACGGGCGCCTGACCGGCTTCGGCGGCGGCTTACCAGCGAAGGTCGCGCTGCTCAAGCTCGAGGGAATCGATGTGGACGGCGACAAGCCGAACAGTAAGGTGTACCCAGAGGTTATCCCTCTAGAGCTCTAG